In one Parageobacillus genomosp. 1 genomic region, the following are encoded:
- a CDS encoding MFS transporter, with product MNKQKALLPITTLAMTFAFAVWAVFSPLASTFQEMYGLTSTQKSILVAIPVLLGSVMRIPLGIWTDRIGGRRLFSLLLLFIIIPLIGAGFADSYAMLMFWAFFIGMAGTSFAISVTFVSRLTPPEKQGTALGINAMGNIGTAVASFSVPSIAATFGVQWAFWGMIIPVVVMLLLVWFFTPDMPKPKQQKTMLDSLSVLKYKHTWTLSLFYFVTFGAFVAFGIYLPSLLIDLYGLTPVDAGLRAAGFTIIATLARPIGGNLGDKIGAERVLNFVYAGITIGALVIAFGMKNIILMTAACLFIAMVAGLGNGAVFKLVPQLFPAETGAVTGIVGAWGGLGGFFPPILMGIVKDITGSYVLGFILLSLFALICFLLNRTVFGKKVGELSNPYV from the coding sequence ATGAATAAGCAAAAAGCCCTTTTGCCAATTACAACGTTGGCAATGACGTTTGCGTTTGCGGTATGGGCGGTATTTTCTCCGTTGGCAAGCACGTTTCAAGAAATGTATGGTTTGACTTCGACACAAAAAAGCATTTTAGTTGCGATTCCAGTTTTGCTTGGTTCCGTTATGCGCATCCCGCTTGGGATTTGGACGGACCGAATTGGCGGCAGACGATTATTTTCGTTGTTGCTATTGTTTATTATTATTCCACTAATAGGAGCAGGTTTTGCTGATTCGTATGCCATGTTAATGTTTTGGGCATTCTTTATCGGAATGGCAGGGACGTCGTTTGCAATTTCTGTTACGTTCGTATCGCGCTTAACACCGCCAGAAAAACAAGGAACAGCGCTCGGCATTAACGCGATGGGCAATATTGGAACGGCAGTGGCAAGTTTCTCTGTTCCTTCGATCGCGGCAACATTTGGAGTACAGTGGGCGTTTTGGGGAATGATTATCCCGGTTGTCGTCATGCTCCTTCTTGTTTGGTTCTTTACTCCGGATATGCCAAAGCCTAAGCAGCAAAAAACGATGCTTGATTCGTTATCTGTGTTGAAATATAAACATACGTGGACTTTATCGCTCTTTTATTTCGTTACATTCGGGGCATTTGTGGCATTCGGTATTTATCTGCCATCGCTGCTTATTGATTTATATGGTTTAACTCCAGTTGATGCCGGTCTTCGTGCCGCTGGATTCACCATTATTGCGACACTCGCAAGGCCGATTGGCGGAAACCTTGGCGATAAAATCGGTGCCGAACGGGTATTGAATTTCGTTTATGCTGGCATTACGATTGGAGCGCTTGTCATTGCGTTTGGCATGAAAAATATCATCTTGATGACAGCGGCATGCTTATTTATCGCGATGGTGGCTGGATTAGGAAACGGTGCGGTCTTTAAGCTGGTCCCGCAGCTGTTCCCGGCAGAAACAGGTGCTGTCACCGGTATCGTTGGCGCATGGGGCGGACTCGGCGGCTTTTTCCCACCGATTTTAATGGGGATTGTGAAAGACATAACAGGCTCTTATGTGCTCGGATTTATTCTCCTTAGCTTGTTTGCCCTTATTTGCTTCCTGCTTAACCGCACGGTTTTCGGCAAAAAAGTGGGCGAACTGTCAAATCCATATGTGTAA
- the modB gene encoding molybdate ABC transporter permease subunit — MMEFWSPVWLSIKVAFVSGAMVVLFGIITAKLMARRRFRGKIVIETLLMLPLVLPPSVVGFFLIILFGKNSVIGKGIETLFHAPVMFTWYAAVIAAIVVSFPLMYQSAKAGLEAVDETIEGAARIDGANEYQVFWHISIPLAKKALISGAILAFARSLGEFGATLMFAGNIPGKTQTMPTAIYVAIESGEMNLAWAWVVVTMLLSFFLLLCATAFKSH, encoded by the coding sequence ATGATGGAGTTTTGGTCACCGGTTTGGTTATCGATAAAGGTCGCATTTGTTTCTGGAGCAATGGTTGTGCTTTTTGGCATCATCACGGCCAAGTTGATGGCGCGCCGTCGGTTTCGTGGAAAAATCGTCATTGAAACGCTGCTGATGCTTCCGCTCGTGCTGCCACCATCGGTAGTCGGCTTTTTCCTTATCATTTTATTCGGAAAAAACAGCGTAATTGGCAAGGGAATTGAAACGCTGTTTCACGCACCGGTGATGTTTACATGGTATGCAGCGGTGATTGCGGCCATTGTTGTTTCCTTTCCGCTCATGTATCAATCCGCCAAGGCTGGATTGGAAGCGGTGGATGAAACGATTGAAGGAGCAGCGCGTATCGACGGAGCAAATGAATACCAAGTTTTTTGGCATATATCGATTCCGTTGGCGAAAAAGGCGCTTATTTCCGGGGCGATTTTGGCATTTGCCCGCAGTCTCGGCGAATTTGGCGCTACACTGATGTTTGCGGGAAATATTCCGGGGAAAACGCAAACGATGCCGACCGCCATTTATGTGGCGATTGAGTCGGGAGAAATGAATTTAGCGTGGGCGTGGGTCGTCGTTACAATGCTTTTGTCGTTTTTCCTGTTGTTGTGTGCGACCGCGTTTAAATCACATTGA
- a CDS encoding molybdenum cofactor biosynthesis protein MoaE codes for MNERLFVITDKPISVEEVIQKVMRPEAGAVATFIGTVREWTKGKRTLFLQYEAYVSMAEKMLAQIGAEIREKWPETKVAITHRIGRLDIGEAAVVIAVSSPHRNDAYEANRYAIERIKQIVPIWKKEHWEDGTEWVGNQLETKAYPTGRPEEEDLR; via the coding sequence ATGAATGAACGACTTTTTGTCATTACGGACAAGCCGATTTCCGTCGAAGAAGTGATCCAAAAAGTGATGCGTCCAGAAGCTGGCGCGGTGGCCACGTTCATCGGCACGGTGCGCGAATGGACGAAGGGAAAGCGGACGTTATTTTTACAATATGAGGCGTATGTGTCGATGGCAGAAAAAATGCTCGCACAAATCGGTGCAGAAATTCGGGAAAAATGGCCGGAAACCAAAGTTGCCATTACCCACCGGATCGGCAGGCTGGATATCGGAGAGGCTGCTGTAGTCATCGCCGTATCATCGCCGCACCGAAACGACGCGTATGAGGCGAACCGGTACGCAATTGAGCGCATTAAACAAATTGTTCCGATATGGAAGAAGGAACACTGGGAAGATGGCACGGAATGGGTCGGCAATCAATTAGAGACAAAAGCGTACCCGACAGGGAGACCGGAAGAGGAGGATTTGCGATGA
- the argJ gene encoding bifunctional ornithine acetyltransferase/N-acetylglutamate synthase has translation MAIAKQEAKIVSVDEGTVVTPKGFKAAGVHAGLRYTKKDLGVILCEVPASCAAVYTQNDFQAAPLKVTQQSIAVEQKLQAVVVNSACANACTGQQGLKDAYEMRELCAQQFGIAPHRVAVASTGVIGELLPMEKIRAGIQKLQPGDSLDHAEAFQTAILTTDTVMKKACYQTTIDGKTVTIAGAAKGSGMIHPNMATMLAFITTDANISSPLLQEALRSITDVSFNQITVDGDTSTNDMVIVMASGLAGNKELTPNHPDWKNFYEALKKTCEDLAKQIAKDGEGATKLIEVRVNGAKSDNDAKKIAKQIVGSNLVKTAVYGADANWGRIICAIGYAGAMVNPDNVDIAIGPIVMLKGSEPQPFSEEEASAYLQNDVIVIEVDLHLGSGKGVAWGCDLTYDYVKINASYRT, from the coding sequence ATGGCGATTGCAAAACAAGAAGCAAAGATAGTTTCCGTTGACGAAGGCACGGTAGTAACACCAAAGGGATTTAAAGCGGCCGGAGTTCATGCCGGCTTGCGTTATACGAAAAAAGATTTGGGCGTCATTCTATGCGAAGTGCCGGCATCTTGCGCCGCCGTTTATACACAGAACGATTTTCAGGCGGCACCGCTCAAAGTGACGCAGCAAAGCATCGCCGTAGAGCAAAAGCTGCAGGCGGTCGTTGTCAACAGCGCCTGCGCCAATGCGTGCACGGGCCAGCAAGGATTAAAAGATGCTTATGAAATGAGAGAGCTATGCGCGCAGCAATTCGGCATTGCCCCGCATCGTGTCGCTGTTGCTTCCACCGGAGTGATTGGGGAATTGCTGCCGATGGAAAAAATCCGGGCAGGAATCCAAAAGTTGCAGCCAGGAGATTCGCTCGACCATGCCGAGGCGTTTCAAACAGCGATTTTAACGACGGATACGGTGATGAAAAAAGCATGCTATCAAACGACGATCGACGGGAAAACCGTAACCATCGCTGGAGCGGCAAAAGGATCGGGAATGATCCATCCGAACATGGCGACGATGCTGGCGTTTATCACCACCGATGCCAATATTTCTTCACCGCTATTGCAAGAAGCGCTTCGTTCGATCACGGATGTGTCGTTCAATCAAATTACGGTAGACGGCGATACGTCCACGAACGATATGGTAATTGTTATGGCAAGCGGGCTTGCTGGAAATAAGGAATTAACGCCGAATCATCCAGATTGGAAAAACTTTTATGAAGCGCTGAAAAAAACATGTGAAGATTTAGCAAAGCAAATCGCCAAAGACGGTGAAGGGGCGACAAAGTTAATTGAAGTGCGGGTGAACGGGGCGAAATCGGATAACGATGCGAAAAAAATCGCCAAACAAATCGTTGGTTCTAATTTAGTAAAAACAGCGGTCTATGGTGCTGACGCCAACTGGGGAAGAATTATCTGTGCGATCGGCTACGCAGGCGCAATGGTGAATCCGGACAATGTCGATATTGCGATTGGACCGATTGTGATGCTAAAAGGAAGCGAACCGCAGCCGTTTTCCGAGGAAGAAGCGAGCGCCTATTTACAAAACGATGTGATCGTTATTGAGGTGGATCTGCATCTAGGCAGCGGCAAAGGAGTTGCCTGGGGATGTGATTTAACGTACGACTACGTGAAAATTAATGCAAGCTATCGCACGTAA
- the glp gene encoding gephyrin-like molybdotransferase Glp encodes MLEKRTPIPVTEAIERVMKYAREGEAETVRLEEAYGRYLAEELRADHDVPPFDRSPYDGFAIRAVDSAQAKLDNPVEFEVIETIGAGQVAMKTVSPFQAVSIMTGAQIPAGCDAVVMLELAKRYERDGKTYISIKRPFRPGDNISFQGEDAKKGDALVPKGTRINPGVQALLATFGYAEVKVARKPRIGIFATGSELLDVSDPLVPGKIRNSNAYMIQAQVARSGAEPVYFGKLMDDLDTCFAAIQSALDQVDMLITTGGVSVGDYDYLPTIYERLGAEVLFNKVAMRPGSMTTVAHLDGKLLFGLSGNPSACYVGYELFVRPVVRKRLFSAKPYLKKATATLTADFPKPNPFTRFVRSYVAFEDGRLTVAPVGRDKSNIVTSLAKANALMVLPGGTRGFAKGDTVEVWLLEDEEGSDI; translated from the coding sequence ATGTTGGAAAAGCGAACTCCGATTCCGGTAACGGAAGCGATCGAAAGGGTCATGAAATATGCACGGGAAGGGGAAGCGGAAACGGTTCGGCTTGAGGAAGCATACGGTCGGTATTTGGCCGAAGAATTGCGCGCCGATCATGACGTTCCACCGTTTGACCGTTCCCCATACGACGGTTTTGCCATTCGCGCTGTGGACTCCGCTCAGGCGAAGCTGGACAACCCGGTCGAATTTGAGGTAATTGAAACGATTGGAGCGGGGCAAGTAGCTATGAAAACGGTTTCGCCATTTCAGGCAGTGAGCATCATGACAGGAGCGCAAATTCCCGCTGGATGCGACGCGGTTGTCATGCTTGAATTAGCGAAACGATATGAACGGGATGGCAAAACATATATTTCGATCAAACGACCGTTTCGTCCGGGAGATAATATTTCGTTTCAAGGAGAGGATGCGAAAAAAGGCGATGCGCTTGTTCCAAAAGGCACGCGGATCAACCCCGGCGTGCAGGCGCTCCTCGCGACCTTTGGATATGCCGAGGTAAAAGTGGCGCGCAAGCCGCGCATCGGCATTTTCGCGACAGGCAGCGAGCTTTTGGATGTATCTGACCCGCTCGTGCCGGGAAAAATCCGCAACAGCAACGCCTATATGATTCAGGCACAAGTGGCCCGCAGCGGCGCGGAGCCGGTTTATTTCGGTAAATTAATGGACGATCTGGATACTTGTTTTGCCGCGATCCAATCCGCGCTCGATCAAGTGGATATGTTGATTACAACAGGAGGCGTCTCCGTCGGAGATTATGATTATTTGCCGACCATTTATGAACGTCTCGGCGCTGAAGTGCTGTTTAATAAAGTAGCGATGCGGCCGGGCAGCATGACGACGGTTGCGCATCTTGACGGCAAGCTGTTGTTTGGGCTGTCGGGCAACCCATCCGCCTGCTATGTCGGCTATGAACTGTTTGTGCGCCCCGTTGTGCGGAAGCGGCTATTTTCCGCGAAACCGTATTTGAAAAAAGCAACGGCTACGTTGACGGCCGACTTTCCAAAGCCAAACCCGTTCACCCGCTTTGTCAGAAGTTACGTAGCGTTCGAAGACGGACGGTTAACAGTGGCGCCGGTTGGAAGAGATAAATCGAATATTGTCACATCACTCGCGAAAGCGAACGCCCTGATGGTGCTTCCGGGAGGGACGCGCGGATTTGCCAAAGGCGATACCGTTGAGGTGTGGTTGCTAGAAGACGAAGAGGGAAGCGACATATGA
- the argC gene encoding N-acetyl-gamma-glutamyl-phosphate reductase, which translates to MNIAIIGATGYGGAELLRFLRNHPHVRRCHLYSSSQEGIHLSESFAHVGEIAGAVLQKIDVEQIADECEVVFFATPPGVSGTLAPALIDRGVKVIDLSGDFRLKDGSVYETWYKRQAASDHYLQQAVYGLTEWNKPNIQEAQLLSNPGCYPTATLLGLAPLVKEQLIEENSIIVDAKSGVSGAGRKASLNTHFSEVNENVKIYKVNSHQHIPEIEQMLQTWNERIQPITFSTHLIPMTRGIMATIYAKAKQPLSVDMLVDLYKTSYKDSMFVRIRKPGQFPSTKEVYGSNYCDIGVAYDERTGRITVVSVIDNLVKGAAGQAIQNFNVMMGWNEESGLTYMPIYP; encoded by the coding sequence ATGAATATTGCCATTATCGGTGCGACCGGCTACGGCGGTGCGGAATTGCTAAGGTTTTTACGCAACCATCCTCATGTGCGTCGTTGTCATCTTTATTCATCTTCGCAAGAAGGAATTCATCTTTCGGAAAGTTTCGCGCACGTCGGTGAAATAGCGGGAGCGGTGCTGCAAAAAATAGATGTCGAACAAATTGCCGATGAATGCGAGGTCGTTTTTTTCGCCACTCCGCCGGGAGTTTCCGGTACACTGGCGCCTGCATTGATCGACCGAGGAGTGAAAGTGATTGACTTATCGGGTGATTTTCGCTTAAAAGACGGATCGGTATACGAAACGTGGTACAAGCGGCAAGCGGCTTCCGATCATTATTTACAGCAGGCGGTATACGGGCTAACGGAGTGGAATAAGCCAAACATCCAAGAGGCGCAGCTTCTTTCCAACCCGGGATGCTATCCGACGGCGACATTGCTTGGTTTGGCGCCGCTTGTCAAAGAACAGCTTATCGAAGAAAATTCGATTATCGTCGATGCCAAATCGGGAGTATCGGGAGCGGGACGAAAGGCGTCATTGAACACCCATTTTTCGGAAGTGAACGAAAACGTCAAAATTTATAAAGTAAATTCCCATCAACATATTCCGGAAATCGAGCAAATGTTGCAAACGTGGAATGAACGCATTCAACCGATTACGTTCAGCACGCATTTAATTCCGATGACAAGAGGAATTATGGCAACGATTTACGCAAAAGCAAAGCAACCCCTGTCTGTAGACATGTTGGTAGATTTATATAAAACAAGTTATAAAGATTCCATGTTTGTCCGCATTCGTAAGCCTGGGCAATTTCCATCGACGAAAGAAGTATATGGTTCCAACTATTGCGATATCGGTGTTGCTTATGATGAACGGACAGGAAGAATTACCGTCGTTTCCGTCATTGACAACCTTGTCAAAGGGGCGGCGGGGCAGGCGATTCAAAATTTCAACGTGATGATGGGCTGGAACGAAGAAAGCGGACTTACGTACATGCCGATTTATCCGTAA
- a CDS encoding Crp/Fnr family transcriptional regulator: MLAAKTFNPQDRFAHLRELLRSAKHTVKIRKGTFLFQEGMVAAELYLILSGKVQISKICADGKEMCFRICGPGEIIGELTLFTTEPRYLLTAKVIEDGEVAAIKKNDLEQQLLTNPSLTYEYMQWVSTHARRTQTKFRDLIMHGKKGALYSTLIRMCNSYGVKLDNGSILIDLTLKNQDLANFCGTTRESVNRMLNVLKQQGVLSIKKGKITIHDLNYLKQEIQCEDCPADICCIE; this comes from the coding sequence ATGCTTGCAGCCAAAACGTTCAACCCGCAAGACCGCTTTGCCCATTTGCGCGAATTGCTTCGTTCCGCCAAACATACAGTTAAAATACGAAAAGGAACGTTTTTATTCCAAGAAGGAATGGTCGCCGCTGAATTATATCTCATCCTTTCGGGCAAAGTGCAAATAAGCAAAATTTGCGCTGACGGAAAAGAGATGTGTTTCCGCATCTGCGGCCCTGGGGAAATTATCGGCGAGCTAACATTGTTTACAACAGAACCTCGCTATTTATTAACAGCAAAAGTGATCGAAGATGGCGAAGTAGCAGCCATTAAAAAAAATGATTTAGAACAGCAGCTCCTCACCAACCCTTCACTTACCTATGAATATATGCAATGGGTCAGCACGCATGCGCGGCGGACACAAACAAAATTTCGCGATTTAATTATGCACGGCAAAAAAGGAGCGCTATATTCTACGCTCATCCGTATGTGCAACAGCTATGGCGTCAAGCTGGATAACGGAAGCATCCTCATCGACTTAACACTGAAAAACCAAGATTTAGCCAACTTTTGCGGCACCACCCGCGAAAGCGTCAACCGCATGTTAAACGTGTTAAAGCAGCAAGGCGTTCTTTCCATTAAAAAAGGAAAAATCACGATCCATGACCTCAACTATTTAAAACAGGAAATTCAATGCGAAGACTGTCCGGCGGATATTTGTTGTATTGAATAA
- the moaA gene encoding GTP 3',8-cyclase MoaA encodes MEKKKSEAVADRWNRPLRDLRISVTDQCNFRCVYCMPAEIFGPNFRFLREEELLTIEEMVLLAESFAELGVEKIRITGGEPLLRRDLDVLIERLTHIPGIRDIALTTNGIHLVKWAKRLKEAGLKRVNVSLDALDDDVFKKMNGVGVGVAPVLKGIEAAEEAGLGVKVNMVVKKGMNDSQIIPMANYFKERGITLRFIEFMDVGTTNGWDFSHVVTKKEMYEQLQQLHPLEPVEKAYFGEVASRYRYVGTNVEVGFIASVTESFCRSCTRARISADGTLYTCLFASSGVSLKEKLRSGADKGEIKKVIASTWNMRTDRYSDERTEQTAKMRKKIEMSYIGG; translated from the coding sequence ATGGAGAAAAAAAAATCGGAGGCCGTTGCCGATCGCTGGAACCGACCGCTTCGTGACTTGCGCATTTCGGTAACGGATCAATGCAATTTTCGCTGTGTTTACTGCATGCCGGCAGAAATATTCGGTCCGAATTTTCGTTTTTTGCGTGAAGAAGAATTATTAACGATAGAGGAAATGGTGTTGCTTGCCGAAAGTTTTGCCGAGCTTGGTGTCGAGAAAATTCGCATTACCGGGGGAGAGCCGCTGCTAAGACGGGATTTGGATGTTTTAATTGAACGATTGACACACATTCCCGGCATTCGTGATATCGCGCTGACGACGAATGGTATCCATTTAGTGAAATGGGCCAAACGTTTAAAAGAAGCGGGGTTAAAGCGCGTCAATGTCAGCTTGGATGCGCTTGATGATGACGTATTTAAGAAAATGAACGGCGTCGGCGTCGGGGTGGCACCGGTGTTAAAAGGGATTGAGGCGGCCGAGGAAGCTGGGCTTGGCGTCAAAGTAAACATGGTCGTGAAAAAAGGAATGAACGACTCGCAAATTATTCCAATGGCCAATTATTTTAAAGAACGGGGCATTACGCTTCGCTTTATTGAGTTTATGGATGTCGGCACAACGAATGGATGGGATTTCTCACATGTTGTCACGAAAAAAGAAATGTATGAACAACTGCAGCAACTCCATCCGCTCGAGCCAGTGGAAAAAGCCTACTTCGGTGAGGTGGCAAGCCGCTACCGCTATGTTGGCACGAACGTGGAAGTCGGCTTTATCGCCTCGGTGACCGAATCGTTTTGTCGCAGCTGCACACGGGCGCGCATTTCCGCCGATGGTACGCTGTATACGTGCTTGTTTGCGTCAAGCGGTGTTTCGTTAAAAGAAAAGCTGCGTTCGGGAGCGGATAAAGGGGAGATCAAGAAAGTGATTGCATCCACATGGAACATGCGGACAGACCGCTACTCGGACGAACGGACGGAGCAAACGGCGAAAATGCGAAAGAAAATCGAAATGTCTTATATCGGCGGGTAA
- the mobB gene encoding molybdopterin-guanine dinucleotide biosynthesis protein B produces the protein MNVWQVVGYKNSGKTTLIEKWVKIASSEGYRVGTIKHHGHGGEPERRYANADSERHERAGAVCVSVEGDGLLELHARRPSWSLAQILSFYQLLPLDFVLVEGYKSERYPKVVMVRNEEDWDSLSQLSNIIAVIMWQPFSQPPFLSYPLFSIDDEKSYLHWLMNEVRKNDE, from the coding sequence ATGAACGTCTGGCAAGTAGTCGGCTATAAAAACAGCGGCAAAACGACGCTGATTGAAAAATGGGTAAAAATCGCGTCTTCCGAAGGGTACCGTGTTGGAACGATCAAACATCACGGACACGGTGGCGAGCCGGAAAGACGATATGCGAATGCCGACTCAGAGCGCCACGAGCGGGCGGGGGCGGTTTGTGTGTCGGTGGAAGGAGACGGATTGCTCGAGCTTCATGCCCGCCGGCCATCATGGTCGCTCGCGCAAATTTTATCGTTCTATCAGCTATTGCCGCTTGATTTTGTCCTTGTCGAGGGCTACAAAAGCGAACGATATCCAAAAGTAGTAATGGTGCGAAACGAAGAGGACTGGGATTCGCTCTCCCAGCTTTCGAACATTATTGCCGTTATTATGTGGCAACCTTTTTCACAGCCACCCTTTCTTTCATATCCTTTATTTTCCATTGATGACGAAAAAAGTTATTTACATTGGTTGATGAATGAGGTGAGAAAAAACGATGAATGA
- the moaD gene encoding molybdopterin converting factor subunit 1: MITLLFFAHLQEAVGEERVILPHVPKTVKELKEEVKQRYHISLEQVMVAVNEEYAGDEQTLQPGDIVAFIPPVSGG, from the coding sequence ATGATTACACTGCTTTTTTTCGCCCACTTGCAGGAGGCGGTTGGCGAAGAACGCGTCATCCTGCCGCATGTTCCAAAAACGGTAAAAGAATTAAAGGAAGAAGTGAAGCAACGTTACCATATTAGCCTAGAACAAGTGATGGTCGCGGTCAATGAGGAATATGCCGGCGATGAGCAAACGCTTCAGCCTGGCGATATTGTCGCCTTTATTCCACCGGTAAGCGGAGGATGA
- the argB gene encoding acetylglutamate kinase, translated as MGETVVIKCGGSVLSDLSSAFFTSLQAMYAQGMNIVLVHGGGPEIGQMLKRLEVRSEFVDGLRKTTKEVLDVVEMVLAGKVNKQLVAILQQHGLPAVGVSGIDAGLLEAEPIDFMKLGYVGEVVRVNAALIHHLLQLRYIPVISPLGADKDGQKYNINADTAAGAVAKAIKATQLLFVTDVPGILRDGAVVERATVEAIEQMIKDGVITGGMIPKVKAALAALSESLHEVMIVSGKTPFYQNGSWYGTTIQSEVGVY; from the coding sequence ATGGGAGAGACGGTTGTCATTAAATGCGGCGGCAGCGTATTAAGCGATTTGTCTTCGGCGTTTTTTACTAGTTTACAAGCGATGTATGCACAAGGCATGAATATCGTTCTCGTTCATGGCGGTGGCCCGGAGATCGGACAGATGTTAAAGCGGCTTGAAGTCCGCAGTGAGTTTGTGGACGGCTTGCGCAAAACGACAAAGGAAGTATTGGACGTCGTGGAAATGGTTTTGGCGGGAAAAGTGAATAAACAGCTTGTCGCAATCTTGCAGCAGCATGGCTTGCCGGCCGTCGGCGTTTCTGGCATCGATGCCGGGCTGCTCGAAGCGGAGCCAATCGATTTTATGAAGCTTGGCTACGTGGGCGAAGTGGTCAGGGTCAACGCCGCTTTGATTCATCACTTGCTGCAGTTGCGTTATATACCGGTTATTTCGCCGCTCGGCGCGGATAAGGACGGACAAAAATACAACATTAACGCCGATACAGCGGCGGGGGCGGTAGCGAAGGCGATCAAAGCAACGCAGCTTTTATTCGTGACGGATGTTCCGGGGATATTGCGGGACGGTGCGGTCGTCGAGCGGGCGACGGTCGAGGCGATTGAACAGATGATCAAAGACGGCGTAATTACAGGCGGGATGATTCCAAAAGTAAAAGCAGCGCTGGCCGCGCTGTCGGAATCGTTGCATGAAGTGATGATCGTCAGCGGAAAAACGCCATTTTATCAAAATGGAAGTTGGTACGGAACAACGATTCAAAGCGAAGTGGGGGTATATTAA
- the ric gene encoding iron-sulfur cluster repair di-iron protein, whose product MEKWFTEQALIGDIVAQFPKASDIFKSYKIDFCCGGQRPLQEAIKERGLDEQAILEELNTLYAQSLKKIDKNWKEASYRELIDHIIGKHHRYLAEELPQLSPYVTKVMRVHGMHHPHLAQVHKLFNELKTELEQHTVKEETYAFPLILQFEETPTPENRETMKQVVHELVNEHDVAGDIIKTIREITNDFIPPEDACGTYRLVYNRLEALEEDLFEHIHLENNILFPRVLNETE is encoded by the coding sequence ATGGAAAAATGGTTTACAGAACAAGCGCTCATCGGTGATATCGTAGCACAATTCCCAAAGGCAAGCGATATTTTCAAATCATACAAAATTGATTTTTGCTGCGGCGGGCAGCGCCCATTGCAGGAGGCAATAAAAGAGCGCGGTTTGGACGAACAAGCGATTTTAGAAGAGCTGAACACGCTTTATGCCCAATCGCTCAAAAAAATCGATAAAAACTGGAAGGAAGCTTCTTATCGCGAGCTGATCGATCATATCATTGGAAAACATCATCGTTACTTGGCGGAAGAACTGCCGCAGCTCAGCCCTTACGTCACAAAAGTGATGCGCGTCCACGGAATGCATCATCCGCATCTTGCACAAGTTCATAAGCTGTTTAACGAGCTGAAAACCGAATTGGAACAGCATACCGTTAAAGAAGAAACTTACGCTTTCCCACTTATTTTGCAATTTGAAGAAACTCCGACTCCGGAAAACAGAGAAACGATGAAACAAGTGGTTCACGAACTTGTCAATGAACATGACGTTGCTGGCGACATCATCAAAACGATTCGTGAAATTACGAATGACTTTATCCCACCGGAAGATGCATGCGGTACGTACCGCCTTGTCTACAATCGACTAGAAGCGCTTGAAGAAGATTTATTTGAACATATCCATTTGGAAAATAACATTTTATTTCCACGCGTTCTTAATGAAACAGAATAA